The following DNA comes from Deinococcota bacterium.
GCGAGGACGGCCTCAGCTACACCTTCGAGCTGGTCGAGAACGCCGTTTTTCACGACGGCAACCCAGTCACCGCGGAAGATGTCGTCTGGACCTTCGACCGCCTGCGCGACCCCGCACTCGAGCTTCCCACCGCCGACCTCTACGCCAACATCGACGCTATCGACGCCAGCGGTGACCATATGGTGACCTTCACGCTTATAGAAACAAATCCTTTCTTCCTCTATGACCTGAGTGACAACCACGCGGTGATCCTGAAGGCGGGCACTACGGATGCCGACACGACTTTCAACGGCACCGGCCCCTTCAGGGTGGAGAGCTACAGCGCCGGCAACCGGATGAGTCTCGTTGCCAACGATGATTACTTTGTAGAGAACCAACCTGGCCTAGCGCAGCTCGAGTTCATCTTCTTCAGCGATCAGGTTGCTAGCGTTGATGCTCTGCGTGGAGGGCAGGTGGACCTGGTCATGCGCATGCCGACTCCACTCTTCCAGACGCTACAAAACGCGCCGGGTATCGAAACCACCAACGTTCCCACGAACGCTTTTGACCTCGTCCGCTTGCGGGCTGACCGCGAGCCGGGCAATGATCTGCGCGTCCAGCAAGCCCTGAAATTGGCCACGGACAGAGGTGCTATCGTCGAGCTCGTCACGCTCGGACTGGCCGCCCCCGGTCATGACAGCCCCATCGGCCCACTTTTCAGCAATTACCATGCCGAGGATCTCGAGCCCCCGGCGCGTAACCCGGAGCGGGCTCGCGAGCTCTTAGCCGAAGCGGGTTACCCGGACGGCCTGACCCTCGACTTGCATACGCCCGACAGTGGCGACCGCCCCGACCTGGCCGTGGTCCTGCAACAGCAGTGGGCCGAAGCCGGCATCAGAGTAAACGTTATCGTTGAGCCCGAGAGCGTCTACTACGGTGACAACGGTTGGCTCGAGGTGGAATTGGGCATCACCGGTTGGGGTTCGCGGCCCATCCCGCAGTTTTACCTCGAGGTCATGCTGGCCTGTGGTGCCCGCTGGAACGAAGCGCACTGGTGCGATCCCGAGGTGGACGAACTCATTCGGCTGGCCGGCACCACTCTCGACGAGACAGTGCGCGTGCAGGCGTACCGTGACATTCAAGAGATCCTGATCGAGCGCGGCCCCATCATCGTGCCGTACTTCTTCCCGCAGTTCGGCGCTATCCGCGAAGGCTTCACGGGTTTCGAGATGAAGGCCTTTCCCGGTCGCACCGACCTCGCAGCCATTCGGGCCCCCTGACGATCTCCACGGTTTCGCCAAGCCACCCCGCACGGCACTCTCGCTGGCTGCGCGTGATCAGGATCCTCTACGCGCGGCCCTCCTCCGCGTTTGGGACCACGGTAGTGCTGCTCTTTCTGCTCTTAGCCGTGTTGGGGCCGTTGATCGTGCCGTACGGCGCAACCCAGCAGATCCTGAGCGACGCGCGCCAAGCACCCTCGTTCACCCACCCCTTCGGCACGGACCGCTTGGGACGCGATATCTTTAGTCGCGTCATTATGGGCACACGCGATATCTTCTTGCTTGCTGGGCTCGGGACCCTTCTCGCTACCTTGGCCGGCACGCTCATAGGCCTTGTCAGCTCCTACCTGGGTGGCTGGCTCGAGGAGGTCACCTACCGGCTTTTCGACAGCCTCCTCGCCATGCCGGCGCTGCTGTTGGCGCTGCTCCTGCTCGGCGCGCTGGGCCCGTCCCGCAACAGTGTTCTTATTGTGATTGCCGTCGCCTACACACCGATCGTGGCCAGGGTGGTGCGCAGCGTGGTGCTGGTGACCAAAACCAAGGATTATGTGGCGGCCGCAAGGTTGCGGGGTGAACCCGTCGCTTACATCCTGAGCAGGGAAATCCTGCCGTCGGTGCTACCGGCACTCGCCGTCGAAGCCGCGCTGAGGTTCTCCTACGCGATCTTCCTGGTCGCGTCACTGGGCTTCTTGGGTGTTGGAGTGCAACCGCCCAATCCCGACTGGGGTCTGATGGTGAGCGAAGCTCGCACGTATGTCTCGCTCACGCCGTGGGCGCTCTACTTTCCCGCGGCAGCCATCTCCCTCCTGGTGATCGGCATGAACCTGATGGCTGACGGTCTCAAGCGCGCGCTACAAGCGGGAGGTTGAGTTTTGGGACCTGCTCTCAGCATCGATAACCTGACTGTGGCCTACCGCCAGGGTGAAGGCTGGCTTGACGCCGTGCGGGAGGTCAGCTTGACGATCGAGCGGGGCCAGACCTACGGGCTCGTGGGCGAAAGCGGCAGTGGCAAGTCCACCTTGGCCCTAGCAGTGATGCGCTACCTGGGCGAGCATGGCCGGGTGCGCTCGGGAAGCATCGAGCTGGCAGGGCGCAACCTTCTGGAGTTGGGTGAGCGTGAGATGCGGAGGGTGTGGCGCGAACAGCTCAAGCTGGTGCCGCAGAATCCGCTTGCGTCACTCAACCCGTCCCAGCGCATAGGCAAGCAGCTCGCCGAAAGCCTCCCTCCTGGCCTGTTACGAAAGCGAACACGAAAGAAGGTTGGGGACCGCGTGCTCGAGCTCCTCAGCAGCGTTGGGCTAGCCGACCCCGAACGGGTAGCCAAGAGTTACCCGCACCAACTCTCGGGTGGCATGCAGCAGCGTGTGATGATCGCCATGGCCCTCGCCAGCGAACCTATGCTCCTCGTCTTGGATGAACCCACCACCAACCTGGACGCGACCACCGAAGCGACCATACTCGACCTTGTCCGTGACCTCGCTGGTGTGCAGGGAACCGCGGTGCTTTACGTGTCGCACAGTCTCGGCGTGGTGGCGCAACTCTGCGAACGGGTGGCCGTGCTCTACGCCGGTGAGCTCGTGGAGGACGCTTCCGTCACCGACCTTTACCGCCAGCCCTTGCACCCTTACACCTACGGGCTTCTGGCAAGCGTGCCAGGGCTCGGTCAGGATAGGACCCGCACGCCCCTAAGAGCGATCGCCGGCAGTTTACCGGAGCAGGATGCCCGGCCAGCGGGGTGCATCTTCGCACCACGTTGCCCTGTCGCAACCAACTTCACGCACCTGGAGCGACCGATGCTCGAAGCCCCAACCGAGGCCCGGCGTGTGCGCTGCCACCGCTGGCGGGAGATCATGGCGGGCGCCATAGATCCTAGCCAACCCTCCAATGAAGAGAGTCTCTCGCCGTCCCTTGAGGTGTCTTCGGAAGAGATGGTGCTCGAGCTTCGTGGCTTGCGCAAGCACTACGCGCTAAAGCGCACTCCAGTCGAGATCCTCCGGCAGCGCCCTCCTAAGAAAGTCCATGCTTTGGACGGCCTCGACCTGACGCTGCGGCGCAACCGGACGTTGGGGCTCGTGGGCGAGAGCGGCAGCGGC
Coding sequences within:
- a CDS encoding ABC transporter substrate-binding protein translates to MAALFIAGSSAWAQSGTLRVALEPPVRLDPAFASSDAEVAVLNAVYDYLVDIDADNDIQPRLASSWTVSEDGLSYTFELVENAVFHDGNPVTAEDVVWTFDRLRDPALELPTADLYANIDAIDASGDHMVTFTLIETNPFFLYDLSDNHAVILKAGTTDADTTFNGTGPFRVESYSAGNRMSLVANDDYFVENQPGLAQLEFIFFSDQVASVDALRGGQVDLVMRMPTPLFQTLQNAPGIETTNVPTNAFDLVRLRADREPGNDLRVQQALKLATDRGAIVELVTLGLAAPGHDSPIGPLFSNYHAEDLEPPARNPERARELLAEAGYPDGLTLDLHTPDSGDRPDLAVVLQQQWAEAGIRVNVIVEPESVYYGDNGWLEVELGITGWGSRPIPQFYLEVMLACGARWNEAHWCDPEVDELIRLAGTTLDETVRVQAYRDIQEILIERGPIIVPYFFPQFGAIREGFTGFEMKAFPGRTDLAAIRAP
- a CDS encoding ABC transporter permease produces the protein MLLFLLLAVLGPLIVPYGATQQILSDARQAPSFTHPFGTDRLGRDIFSRVIMGTRDIFLLAGLGTLLATLAGTLIGLVSSYLGGWLEEVTYRLFDSLLAMPALLLALLLLGALGPSRNSVLIVIAVAYTPIVARVVRSVVLVTKTKDYVAAARLRGEPVAYILSREILPSVLPALAVEAALRFSYAIFLVASLGFLGVGVQPPNPDWGLMVSEARTYVSLTPWALYFPAAAISLLVIGMNLMADGLKRALQAGG
- a CDS encoding ABC transporter ATP-binding protein, encoding MGPALSIDNLTVAYRQGEGWLDAVREVSLTIERGQTYGLVGESGSGKSTLALAVMRYLGEHGRVRSGSIELAGRNLLELGEREMRRVWREQLKLVPQNPLASLNPSQRIGKQLAESLPPGLLRKRTRKKVGDRVLELLSSVGLADPERVAKSYPHQLSGGMQQRVMIAMALASEPMLLVLDEPTTNLDATTEATILDLVRDLAGVQGTAVLYVSHSLGVVAQLCERVAVLYAGELVEDASVTDLYRQPLHPYTYGLLASVPGLGQDRTRTPLRAIAGSLPEQDARPAGCIFAPRCPVATNFTHLERPMLEAPTEARRVRCHRWREIMAGAIDPSQPSNEESLSPSLEVSSEEMVLELRGLRKHYALKRTPVEILRQRPPKKVHALDGLDLTLRRNRTLGLVGESGSGKSTLARCVVGLTEADGGNLRLLGLPLARELSNRDKNVLRHLQMVFQNADEALNPYRTVGDILRRPLVRLSGLSHGEANAKVSTLLRAVKLDPAYAQRLPGQLSGGEKQRVAIARAFATQPDLLVLDESVSGLDVSVQATVLNLLGSLQLEHGSAYLFISHDLAVVSYLADEIAVMYLGQLMEMGRAQDVLTPPYHPYTEALLSAIPSLDPTRQKPRVALHGEVPSPVNVPGGCRFHTRCPRFLGNICRDQEPPWQVDASGKRIYCHIPLSELKREQEPMIEEASEAGA